In a single window of the Cyanobacteriota bacterium genome:
- a CDS encoding 4-vinyl reductase: protein MISVADLLVDDRVPGNYYATDAYVRGDLELGLLENRQGDRLLALPSTLLQGIYAGLEKETGQASRLVLYNCGRWWGKSFYTRFCEELTEYYGMPIADMEMAEFLQCLKQCWITHGWGTIELDQTHVNRGFLVIEVRNCAFAQQAITHDYPVCHLIAGVLSAFFSQLTGKELFCVQTTCESMGADCNRFVIGLESRVKPAEELVAKHQTHDAIMAALTA, encoded by the coding sequence ATGATTTCTGTTGCTGATCTATTGGTTGACGATCGCGTTCCAGGTAATTACTACGCTACCGATGCCTATGTCCGGGGTGACCTAGAGCTGGGGTTGCTCGAAAATCGCCAAGGCGATCGTCTGCTGGCGCTACCCTCCACCTTACTTCAGGGTATTTATGCAGGACTAGAAAAAGAAACTGGACAGGCGAGTCGCCTAGTGCTGTACAACTGTGGGCGCTGGTGGGGAAAGAGTTTCTACACCCGCTTCTGCGAAGAATTGACGGAGTATTACGGCATGCCGATCGCCGATATGGAAATGGCAGAGTTTTTACAGTGCCTAAAGCAGTGTTGGATTACCCACGGATGGGGTACGATTGAACTAGACCAAACTCACGTGAACCGAGGATTTCTAGTGATAGAGGTGCGGAACTGTGCCTTTGCCCAGCAAGCCATTACGCATGACTACCCCGTGTGTCACCTCATTGCAGGTGTATTGAGTGCCTTCTTCAGTCAACTTACGGGCAAAGAACTGTTCTGTGTACAGACCACCTGTGAGTCAATGGGCGCAGATTGCAACCGATTTGTTATCGGCTTAGAGTCTAGAGTCAAGCCTGCTGAAGAGCTAGTCGCCAAGCATCAAACCCACGACGCTATCATGGCGGCATTGACAGCTTAG